One Micromonospora sp. WMMD812 genomic window carries:
- a CDS encoding phospholipase, protein MSEPAPPHRQPEENARHGRLTARPVAPVGPAAAGLLPLTDPQGGPLALLYAPEPVTERPYRLVVLLHGAGGEARQALDLMLPLADAHHLLLAAPQAAASSWDLIVEGFGVDVRRIDALLSLIFAAYPVRDVVLGGFSDGASYALSLGLTNGDLVAGVVAFSPGFAAPLVTHGQPRVFVSHGVDDRVLPVDVCSRRLVPRLHDLGYEVSYQEFPGGHEVHTDIREAAVTWLTSLPEPVP, encoded by the coding sequence GTGTCCGAACCCGCGCCGCCGCACCGGCAGCCGGAGGAGAACGCCCGGCACGGCCGGCTGACCGCCCGGCCCGTCGCGCCGGTGGGCCCGGCCGCCGCCGGTCTGCTGCCGCTCACCGATCCCCAGGGCGGGCCGCTCGCCCTGCTGTACGCCCCGGAGCCGGTCACGGAGCGGCCGTACCGGCTGGTGGTGCTCCTGCACGGGGCCGGCGGCGAGGCGCGTCAGGCGCTGGACCTGATGCTCCCGCTCGCCGACGCGCACCATCTGCTGCTGGCCGCGCCGCAGGCGGCGGCGAGCAGCTGGGACCTGATCGTCGAGGGGTTCGGCGTGGACGTGCGGCGCATCGACGCCCTGCTGTCCCTGATCTTCGCCGCGTATCCGGTCCGGGACGTGGTGCTCGGTGGCTTCTCCGACGGCGCGTCGTACGCCCTCTCGCTCGGCCTGACCAACGGCGATCTGGTCGCCGGCGTGGTGGCCTTCTCGCCCGGCTTCGCCGCGCCGCTGGTGACCCACGGCCAGCCGCGGGTCTTCGTCTCGCACGGCGTCGACGACCGGGTGCTGCCGGTGGACGTGTGCAGCCGCCGGCTGGTGCCGCGCCTGCACGACCTCGGCTACGAGGTGAGCTACCAGGAGTTCCCCGGTGGCCACGAGGTCCACACGGACATCCGCGAGGCCGCCGTCACCTGGCTCACGTCCCTCCCCGAACCGGTCCCCTGA
- a CDS encoding DUF3153 domain-containing protein — MNTRFTRGRALRVAVCLALVAALSGCMQLHVGLTVNVDDTVDGQLLLTAQKSLLTARKMTVEAGFAELRQNIPALPPGEESRYEDAKLYGSQITYRKTPLSDFNRESLKLVRDGDLYRFTLPLDPQKYGGKLAEQNPQNQQAFLRLMSFEISVTFPGRVLDSNGTVTGRSVSWKVDANQEKPIELRALAEAPPRPSASAATGTNDGSGFPWLPAAGGAVILLLVAVVVVLLLRRSRPTPPAGTGAAVPAQPSGPAAPPPGGPPAPGTPLAEPPRSG; from the coding sequence ATGAATACGAGATTCACCCGCGGCAGGGCACTCCGCGTCGCGGTGTGTCTCGCGTTGGTCGCCGCACTCAGCGGCTGCATGCAACTCCATGTCGGGCTCACCGTGAACGTCGACGACACGGTCGACGGCCAACTTCTCCTGACGGCGCAGAAGTCCCTGCTCACCGCCCGGAAGATGACCGTCGAGGCCGGCTTCGCCGAGCTGCGGCAGAACATCCCGGCGCTGCCGCCCGGCGAGGAGAGCCGGTATGAGGACGCGAAGCTGTACGGTTCTCAGATCACCTACCGGAAGACGCCGTTGAGCGATTTCAACAGGGAGAGCCTGAAACTGGTCCGGGACGGCGATCTCTACCGGTTCACCCTGCCACTCGATCCGCAGAAATACGGCGGAAAACTGGCCGAGCAGAACCCGCAGAACCAACAGGCTTTCCTGCGGTTGATGTCGTTCGAGATATCGGTGACGTTCCCCGGTCGGGTGCTCGACTCCAACGGCACGGTCACCGGTCGGTCGGTCAGCTGGAAGGTCGACGCGAACCAGGAGAAGCCGATCGAGTTGCGGGCGCTCGCCGAGGCCCCACCGCGTCCGTCGGCGTCGGCGGCGACCGGCACCAACGACGGGAGCGGCTTCCCGTGGCTGCCGGCCGCCGGCGGGGCGGTGATCCTGCTCCTGGTCGCCGTCGTGGTCGTCCTCCTGCTGCGACGCTCCCGCCCGACGCCGCCGGCGGGCACCGGCGCGGCGGTTCCGGCACAGCCGTCCGGCCCCGCCGCGCCCCCGCCCGGCGGCCCGCCCGCACCGGGCACCCCGCTGGCCGAGCCGCCACGGTCCGGCTGA
- a CDS encoding carboxypeptidase-like regulatory domain-containing protein translates to MSGDGRGPIETATAELAAWLATAAGAPVPVGPPRPADDTGELTLWPLELCPARQTRGSGAVREPYRFTVRYLVCANGPAGLPGLDRVLAAATRDGGYAVLLEAGDSRLWDAFGTGPRPALLIDVPAQVAHPTPAAPPVLHPIRLRQLESLTFGGRVVGPEDQPLAAMRVEVPGTAYVTATDAGGRFRVVGVPHDPEHPGPVRLRLTGRGRVLTADVDPTEPDIVIVCPPRPG, encoded by the coding sequence ATGAGCGGCGACGGACGCGGACCGATCGAGACGGCCACCGCCGAGCTGGCCGCCTGGCTGGCCACGGCGGCGGGCGCACCCGTCCCGGTCGGTCCGCCCCGGCCCGCCGACGACACCGGCGAGCTGACCCTCTGGCCGCTCGAGCTCTGCCCGGCCCGGCAGACCCGCGGCAGCGGCGCGGTGCGGGAGCCGTACCGCTTCACGGTTCGTTACCTGGTCTGCGCCAACGGCCCCGCGGGGCTGCCGGGGTTGGACCGGGTGCTCGCCGCCGCCACCCGCGACGGCGGCTACGCGGTGCTGCTGGAGGCAGGCGACTCCCGGCTCTGGGACGCCTTCGGCACCGGCCCGCGCCCGGCGCTGCTCATCGACGTGCCGGCACAGGTCGCGCACCCGACGCCGGCGGCGCCGCCCGTGCTCCACCCGATCCGGCTCCGACAGCTCGAGTCGCTCACCTTCGGCGGCCGGGTGGTCGGACCGGAGGACCAACCACTGGCCGCGATGCGGGTCGAGGTGCCCGGCACGGCGTACGTGACGGCGACCGACGCCGGCGGCCGGTTCCGGGTGGTCGGCGTCCCGCACGACCCGGAGCACCCGGGGCCGGTGCGGCTGCGGCTGACCGGCCGGGGCCGGGTGCTCACCGCCGACGTCGACCCCACCGAACCCGACATCGTCATCGTCTGCCCGCCACGGCCCGGCTGA
- a CDS encoding MFS transporter yields MSPATAPTVNPATAPAVPRVVRAARNGVAVVFTLNGLAVATWFSRVPAAREALELSAGRLGLLLLAISAGALLAMPTAGLVSQRLGAARTVQFSTCLVALGLTGAGLAAGLAGSVVGVALGLFAFGYGSGSCDVAMNVEGAAVERRLERTVMPRFHAAWSLGSVAGAGLGAGAARVGLPVGVHLTAVAVVVLAGTLVAARFFLPPATSTTATPTPAGRRRALLAAWREPRTLLIGLLTLVMAFTEGSANDWLAVAFVDGHGLSEAAGAAVFGVFVLGMTIGRTAGTIALDRWGRVPVLTGTILLAAVGAALAVLAGSGLVAVAGVALWGLGASLGFPVGMSAAADDEEKAHVRVSVVAVIGYTAFLAGPPLLGLLGDRVGTLRALLVVPLLLVPTLALVPVLRAPRPAGSE; encoded by the coding sequence GTGAGCCCCGCCACCGCGCCCACCGTCAACCCGGCGACCGCGCCGGCCGTACCCCGGGTGGTGCGGGCCGCCCGGAACGGCGTCGCCGTCGTGTTCACCCTCAACGGGCTCGCCGTGGCAACCTGGTTCTCCCGGGTGCCGGCGGCCCGTGAGGCGCTGGAACTCAGCGCCGGACGGCTCGGTCTGCTGCTGCTGGCCATCTCGGCCGGGGCGCTGCTCGCGATGCCCACCGCCGGGCTGGTCAGCCAACGGCTCGGCGCGGCGCGTACGGTCCAGTTCTCCACCTGCCTGGTGGCTCTCGGCCTCACCGGCGCCGGGCTGGCTGCCGGTCTCGCCGGCTCGGTCGTCGGTGTTGCGCTCGGCCTGTTCGCGTTCGGCTACGGCTCCGGCAGCTGCGACGTGGCGATGAACGTCGAGGGCGCGGCGGTCGAGCGGCGCCTGGAGCGCACCGTCATGCCCCGCTTCCACGCGGCCTGGAGCCTCGGGTCGGTGGCCGGGGCGGGGCTCGGCGCCGGGGCGGCCCGGGTGGGTCTCCCGGTCGGCGTCCACCTCACCGCCGTGGCGGTGGTGGTGCTGGCCGGCACACTGGTCGCGGCGCGGTTCTTCCTGCCGCCGGCCACGAGCACGACGGCCACGCCGACCCCGGCCGGGCGACGGCGCGCCCTGCTCGCCGCCTGGCGCGAGCCGCGCACCCTGCTGATCGGCCTGCTGACGCTGGTGATGGCGTTCACCGAGGGCAGCGCCAACGACTGGCTGGCGGTGGCCTTCGTCGACGGTCACGGCCTCAGCGAGGCGGCCGGCGCCGCGGTGTTCGGCGTATTCGTGCTCGGCATGACCATCGGGCGTACCGCCGGCACCATCGCCCTGGACCGGTGGGGCCGGGTGCCCGTGCTGACCGGCACGATCCTGCTCGCCGCGGTCGGCGCCGCCCTGGCCGTCCTGGCCGGCTCGGGGCTGGTGGCCGTCGCCGGCGTCGCGCTCTGGGGGCTCGGCGCGTCGCTCGGCTTCCCGGTCGGAATGAGCGCGGCGGCGGACGACGAGGAGAAGGCGCACGTACGGGTCAGCGTCGTCGCGGTGATCGGCTACACCGCGTTCCTCGCCGGGCCGCCGCTGCTCGGCCTGCTCGGCGACCGGGTGGGCACGCTGCGCGCGCTGCTCGTGGTGCCGCTGCTGCTGGTGCCGACCCTGGCGCTGGTGCCGGTGCTCCGCGCGCCCCGCCCGGCCGGCTCCGAGTAG
- a CDS encoding NUDIX domain-containing protein: protein MFSISCVLLVDRDGRLLMQLRDGHAVYHPNLWGLPGGHAEPGETPEQTAERELWEETGLRAEQGLRFFTTQEMPALDRVFHYFSGPTRARQEDVVLGEGAAIVFLSAAEVLDGRPYTPGTAEVLTRFLASPEYARLAAAATG, encoded by the coding sequence ATGTTCTCGATCTCGTGCGTGCTGCTGGTGGACCGGGACGGACGGCTGCTCATGCAGCTGCGCGACGGCCACGCGGTGTACCACCCGAACCTGTGGGGACTGCCGGGTGGGCACGCCGAGCCGGGGGAGACCCCGGAGCAGACCGCCGAGCGGGAGCTGTGGGAGGAGACCGGCCTCCGGGCCGAGCAGGGCCTGCGTTTCTTCACCACCCAGGAGATGCCGGCGCTGGATCGGGTGTTTCACTACTTCTCCGGTCCGACGCGGGCCCGCCAGGAGGACGTGGTGCTCGGCGAGGGCGCGGCGATCGTGTTCCTGTCGGCGGCCGAGGTGCTCGACGGTCGGCCGTACACACCGGGCACCGCCGAGGTGCTGACCCGGTTCCTCGCCTCGCCGGAGTACGCCCGGCTGGCCGCGGCCGCCACCGGCTGA
- a CDS encoding LacI family DNA-binding transcriptional regulator, producing MTTSAARPATLEDVARVAGVSRATASRVLARTGSVSPATRDRVAAAAKQLGYVPNQAARALVRGSGVRLAVAVTGSTDAVLDDPYIDRVVAAAARVCGPQGLGVTLHWLPRHAPETLRRLVADRGICGVVLVNTTSPVLDAVPRSLRGRVASIGIGSPAVPAFDVDNGAGAEAVLHHLHATGRRRIAMVTGPRWLVCAERSVHTYRRMAGEAGLPVRLVRGDFTAARGRSAAHEVLERWPDTDAVFAASDATALGVIAGLRQTGVRVPGDVAVAGFDDIPLAELSTPALTTASHPVGRIATAAAQAVLDRRAVPPVTFFPSALVARDSA from the coding sequence ATGACCACGTCCGCAGCGCGACCCGCCACCCTGGAGGACGTCGCCCGGGTCGCCGGCGTGTCGCGGGCGACGGCGTCCCGGGTGCTCGCCCGCACCGGCTCGGTCTCGCCCGCCACGCGCGATCGCGTCGCCGCCGCGGCCAAGCAGCTCGGCTACGTGCCCAACCAGGCCGCCCGGGCGCTGGTGCGCGGCTCCGGCGTCCGGCTGGCCGTGGCGGTCACCGGCAGCACCGACGCGGTCCTCGACGACCCCTACATCGACCGGGTGGTGGCCGCCGCCGCCCGGGTGTGCGGTCCGCAGGGGCTCGGCGTGACCCTGCACTGGCTGCCCCGACACGCCCCGGAGACGCTGCGCCGGCTGGTCGCCGACCGGGGGATCTGCGGGGTCGTGCTCGTCAACACCACGAGCCCGGTGCTGGACGCGGTGCCCCGGTCGTTGCGCGGTCGGGTCGCGTCGATCGGCATCGGCTCACCCGCGGTGCCCGCCTTCGACGTCGACAACGGCGCCGGCGCCGAGGCGGTGCTGCACCATCTGCACGCCACCGGCCGGCGGCGGATCGCGATGGTGACCGGTCCCCGGTGGCTCGTCTGCGCCGAGCGTTCGGTGCACACGTACCGGCGGATGGCCGGCGAGGCGGGGCTGCCCGTCCGCCTGGTACGCGGGGACTTCACCGCGGCCCGCGGCCGCTCCGCGGCGCACGAGGTGCTGGAGCGGTGGCCGGACACCGACGCCGTCTTCGCGGCCAGCGACGCGACCGCGCTCGGGGTGATCGCCGGTCTGCGCCAGACCGGCGTGCGGGTGCCCGGTGACGTGGCGGTGGCCGGCTTCGACGATATCCCGCTCGCCGAGCTGAGCACCCCGGCGCTGACCACGGCCAGCCATCCGGTCGGGCGGATCGCCACCGCGGCGGCGCAGGCGGTGCTCGACCGTCGCGCGGTCCCACCGGTGACGTTCTTCCCGTCCGCCCTGGTGGCGCGGGACAGCGCCTGA
- a CDS encoding glycine zipper family protein, with product MVYGIVSAAAHVLLGAAFGVWAGGPAGLLIGAVVGVLVGAPFGWAVASARVYDPDARGVFLFVVDHTWSLLNTVVGAVYLAAHLVFGHSLDRATSQHSCRVNVVEGVSPRYATTIGTVCAGSGPGIQRHEDVHILQARLLGPLYIPLVLANYVLFTIAPVWLLYHDHRNAPINRFTRYFEIGVYPHVWNEAIAYRIQGTPPR from the coding sequence ATGGTCTACGGAATCGTCAGCGCGGCGGCGCACGTCCTGCTCGGCGCGGCGTTCGGCGTCTGGGCCGGCGGCCCGGCCGGCCTGCTGATCGGTGCCGTCGTGGGCGTGCTGGTCGGCGCGCCGTTCGGCTGGGCGGTCGCCTCCGCCCGGGTGTACGACCCGGACGCCCGGGGCGTGTTCCTCTTCGTCGTCGACCACACCTGGAGCCTGCTCAACACGGTGGTCGGCGCGGTCTACCTCGCCGCGCACCTGGTCTTCGGTCACTCGCTGGACCGGGCCACCTCGCAGCACAGCTGCCGGGTGAACGTGGTGGAGGGCGTCTCACCCCGGTACGCCACCACGATCGGCACGGTCTGCGCCGGCTCCGGCCCGGGCATCCAGCGGCACGAGGACGTGCACATCCTCCAGGCCCGGCTGCTCGGGCCGCTCTACATCCCGCTGGTGCTCGCGAACTACGTGCTCTTCACCATCGCGCCGGTGTGGCTGCTCTACCACGACCACCGCAACGCGCCGATCAACCGGTTCACCCGGTACTTCGAGATCGGCGTCTACCCGCACGTCTGGAACGAGGCCATCGCGTACCGGATCCAGGGGACTCCCCCGCGATGA
- a CDS encoding FUSC family protein codes for MIRWSWFRIAAGRLRQGWRPVLEATLAATIAWVLAAKVIGHPQPFFAPAAALIVLGQARGQRLRRAVEVVLGVAGGVLVADLVIQALGRGSTWTVFTVILLTVTLAAAVGATGVTLVQAAVSALYLVVVAPPTESLVPFRFVDALIGGAIAIAASQLLDVRRPLAPLVAEVRATFDALAGLLADIADALDRHDEPAAVAALEQARGMDARVDRLRDGVLAAGEALWLNLRRRRHIGRLRSVDTAIRQIDYVVRNVRVLARAGVTLSRLPVPVPTDLGVALRALAEAVRAAGEALAADLEGRDEVADGHAARADEAALAAVRTAGGLFTPGQTLPLVMIIGQVRATAIDLLRGVGADDDATVLGRVDQALGLPPV; via the coding sequence ATGATCCGCTGGAGCTGGTTCCGGATTGCTGCCGGGCGGCTGCGCCAGGGGTGGCGTCCGGTGCTCGAGGCGACGCTGGCCGCGACCATCGCCTGGGTGTTGGCGGCGAAGGTGATCGGGCACCCGCAGCCGTTCTTCGCCCCGGCCGCCGCGCTCATCGTCCTCGGTCAGGCCCGGGGCCAGCGGCTGCGCCGGGCGGTCGAGGTGGTGCTCGGGGTGGCCGGCGGCGTACTGGTGGCCGACCTGGTGATCCAGGCCCTCGGCCGGGGCTCCACGTGGACCGTCTTCACCGTCATCCTGCTCACCGTCACCCTCGCCGCGGCGGTCGGCGCGACCGGCGTCACCCTGGTGCAGGCGGCCGTCTCCGCCCTCTACCTGGTGGTGGTCGCGCCGCCAACGGAGTCGCTGGTGCCGTTCCGCTTCGTCGACGCCCTGATCGGCGGCGCGATCGCGATCGCCGCCAGTCAACTGCTCGACGTCCGGCGGCCGCTGGCCCCGCTGGTCGCCGAGGTCCGGGCCACCTTCGACGCCCTTGCCGGGCTGCTCGCCGACATCGCCGACGCCTTGGACCGGCACGACGAACCGGCCGCGGTCGCCGCGCTGGAGCAGGCCCGCGGCATGGACGCCCGGGTGGACCGGCTGCGCGACGGGGTCCTCGCCGCCGGGGAGGCGCTCTGGCTGAACCTGCGCCGGCGCCGGCACATCGGCCGGCTGCGCTCGGTGGACACCGCCATCCGGCAGATCGACTACGTGGTCCGCAACGTCCGGGTGCTCGCCCGGGCCGGGGTGACGCTCAGCCGGCTGCCGGTGCCGGTGCCGACCGACCTCGGGGTGGCGCTGCGGGCGCTGGCCGAGGCGGTGCGCGCCGCCGGCGAGGCGCTCGCCGCCGACCTGGAGGGCCGCGACGAGGTCGCCGACGGGCACGCCGCGCGGGCCGACGAGGCGGCGCTGGCCGCGGTGCGTACCGCCGGTGGGCTCTTCACCCCCGGCCAGACGCTGCCGCTCGTCATGATCATCGGGCAGGTGCGGGCGACCGCCATCGACCTGCTCCGTGGCGTCGGCGCCGACGACGACGCCACCGTCCTCGGCCGCGTCGACCAGGCCCTCGGGCTTCCCCCGGTCTGA
- a CDS encoding FAD-dependent oxidoreductase, with protein MGDPRAVVVGGGIGGLSAALALHRRGWRVTVLERAPRLREVGAGLTLMANALRGLDVLGLGPAVRRDGHAETPGGIRASTGRWLSRVDGAELTRLLGTTALGIHRATLHRLLRDALPAEALRTGAEVVDVDTDPSRAEVRYRHDGTAETVDADLVVGADGLHSVLRARLWPESPPPVYAGSTAWRAAIDWPAPVPAAITWGPGAEFGMVPLGDGRVYWYGAVNAPPGGHAPDELAAVRERFGSWHDPIPALLAATPPGVVLRNDIHHLAIPLPTYVRGRVALLGDAAHAMTPNLGQGACQAIEDAVVLGAACAGGADGLPAALAAYDRQRRPRSQAIARAAYRTGRYGQQLRNPVAVAARDALLRLTPARAALRGMARYADWQPPDSA; from the coding sequence ATGGGTGACCCTCGCGCCGTCGTGGTCGGCGGAGGCATCGGCGGGCTGAGCGCGGCGCTGGCCCTGCACCGGCGCGGCTGGCGGGTCACCGTGCTGGAACGCGCTCCGCGACTGCGCGAGGTCGGCGCCGGGCTGACCCTGATGGCGAACGCGCTGCGCGGGCTGGACGTCCTCGGGCTCGGCCCGGCGGTCCGCCGCGACGGCCACGCCGAGACGCCGGGTGGCATCCGCGCCTCGACGGGACGCTGGCTGTCCCGGGTGGACGGCGCGGAGCTGACCCGGCTGCTCGGCACCACGGCGCTCGGCATCCACCGGGCCACCCTGCACCGACTGCTGCGCGACGCGCTGCCCGCCGAGGCGCTGCGCACCGGTGCCGAGGTGGTCGACGTGGACACCGATCCGTCCCGCGCCGAGGTCCGGTACCGGCACGACGGCACGGCGGAGACGGTCGACGCCGACCTGGTGGTCGGCGCCGACGGCCTGCACAGCGTGCTTCGCGCCCGGCTCTGGCCCGAGTCGCCACCGCCGGTCTACGCCGGCTCCACCGCCTGGCGGGCGGCGATCGACTGGCCGGCGCCGGTGCCGGCGGCGATCACCTGGGGACCGGGGGCCGAGTTCGGCATGGTGCCGCTCGGCGACGGCCGGGTCTACTGGTACGGCGCGGTCAACGCCCCGCCCGGCGGGCACGCCCCGGACGAGCTCGCGGCCGTCCGGGAACGCTTCGGCTCCTGGCACGACCCGATCCCTGCGCTGCTCGCCGCCACCCCGCCCGGGGTGGTGCTGCGCAACGACATCCACCACCTGGCCATCCCGCTGCCGACGTACGTGCGGGGGCGGGTGGCGCTGCTCGGCGACGCCGCGCACGCGATGACCCCGAACCTGGGCCAGGGCGCCTGCCAGGCGATCGAGGACGCGGTGGTGCTCGGCGCCGCCTGCGCCGGCGGGGCCGACGGGCTCCCGGCCGCGCTGGCGGCGTACGACCGGCAGCGCCGCCCGCGCAGCCAGGCGATCGCCCGGGCCGCGTACCGGACCGGCCGGTACGGCCAGCAGCTGCGCAACCCGGTGGCCGTGGCGGCACGCGACGCGCTGCTGCGCCTGACGCCGGCCCGCGCCGCGCTGCGGGGCATGGCCCGGTACGCCGACTGGCAGCCCCCGGATTCCGCCTGA